The DNA window CATATCCAGCAACGACTGAACGAATTGATTCATTTAGGCCATGGTATTGCAATCCGATATTTGGGAAAGGGACTCTATAAATTTTGCATAATGAAAATAGGATTTCCCTCGTAGAATTTCCTTCTTCTCTTAATAAAAAACGGCTCCGTCATCAATTCGCTTAATGATACTTCTTGTCCATCGTATTTATGACCATGTGGAACAATAAACCAAAAATCGATATCCATTAAGTGATCAAGATGAATATCAGGATTATTCCACTCTTCTTTCACTACGAAAGCAATATCAGACTTGAATTGAAGTAGGTTTTCTAATACTTGATTGGAATTTCCGCTATATAGGTTTACTTGAACTGAGGGGAAATCCATTTTGAATTTTGCTAGCCAGACAGGTAATAAAAAATTAGCTGGCAAATAAGTTGAGGCTATTCTTAGTTCTTGTATTTCGCCATTCTTTAGCTGCAGAAGCTTATTTTCAATATCCTTTTCCATATCAAATAGGCTTTTAGCACATCCAACTAAAAACTCTCCTTCTGTTGTAAGCTTGATCCCTCTTCCTTCTGTTTCTATTAGTTTTAGACCTGTTTCCTTTTCCAAATTTCTGATTTGAACGGTTACTGCCGGCTGGCTGATCGAAAGCGCATCGGCTGCTTTTGTAACACTTTTTAATTCAGCTACTTTAATAAAGATGCGCAACGCATGAAGATTCAGGTTCTGTTGCAAAGTTTAAAAATATCCTAAAACATTGAATGTATTATACGATATTTTGTATATAATATGTCGTTTATTCCTGTGATTTGTATCTTTATACCATATTTTTAAAGAGATAAAATCTTTGCAACAGAACCGTCTATATTCCATTTGTTTAAGTGTTCATGCATTCTTAATAAATGAGCGCTATTTTCAAGTTCACAAGACTTATTCCTTCTTAATTAACTCT is part of the Bacillus pseudomycoides genome and encodes:
- a CDS encoding LysR family transcriptional regulator; this encodes MQQNLNLHALRIFIKVAELKSVTKAADALSISQPAVTVQIRNLEKETGLKLIETEGRGIKLTTEGEFLVGCAKSLFDMEKDIENKLLQLKNGEIQELRIASTYLPANFLLPVWLAKFKMDFPSVQVNLYSGNSNQVLENLLQFKSDIAFVVKEEWNNPDIHLDHLMDIDFWFIVPHGHKYDGQEVSLSELMTEPFFIKRRRKFYEGNPIFIMQNL